Proteins from a genomic interval of Canis lupus familiaris isolate Mischka breed German Shepherd chromosome 33, alternate assembly UU_Cfam_GSD_1.0, whole genome shotgun sequence:
- the QTRT2 gene encoding queuine tRNA-ribosyltransferase accessory subunit 2 isoform X1 has product MKLNLTKVVNGCRLGKIKNLGKTGDRTMDIPACLLYTKTGSAPHLTHQTLHTIHGVPAMAQLTLSSLAEHHEVLAEYKEGIGKFIGMPESLLYCSLHDPVSPCPAGYVTNKSVSVWGIGGRVEMTASKFMAIQQALQPDWFQCLSDGEASFEEAASIKRARKSVDRSLLFLDNCLRLQEESEVLQKSTVIGVIEGGDVMEERLRSARETAKRPVGGFLLDGFQGNPATLETRLYLLSSVTAELPEDKPRLICGVSRPDEVLECIERGVDIFESFFPYQVTERGCALTFSFDYQPNPEETLLQQNGTQEEIKYVDQTKKIKTTSCNQEMTSFEINLKEKKYQEDFDPLVRGCSCYCCKNHTRAYIHHLLVTNELLAGVLLMMHNFEHYFGFFHSIREALKSDRLAQLKELICRNIWF; this is encoded by the exons ATGAAGCTGAATCTTACCAAGGTAGTTAATGGCTGTCgcctaggaaaaataaaaaacctgggCAAAACAGGGGACCGCACCATGGACATTCCAGCCTGCCTTCTGTACACCAAGACCGGCTCTGCCCCACACCTGACCCATCAGACACTGCACACTATCCACGGGGTTCCTGCCATGGCTCAGCTTACACTGTCCTCGTT GGCAGAACACCATGAAGTCTTAGCAGAATATAAGGAAGGAATTGGAAAGTTTATAG GCATGCCTGAATCGCTCTTGTACTGTTCCCTGCATGATCCGGTCAGCCCCTGCCCAGCTGGTTATGTCACAAACAAG TCTGTGTCTGTCTGGGGCATTGGGGGACGAGTAGAAATGACTGCTTCCAAGTTCATGGCAATTCAGCAGGCCCTTCAACCAGACTGGTTCCAGTGTCTCTCAGATGGAGAGGCATCTTTCGAGGAAGCAGCTTCCATAAAAAGGGCCAGAAAGTCTGTTGATCGATCGCTTCTATTCCTGGATAATTGTCTGCGGCTGCAGGAAGAGTCAGAG GTCCTTCAGAAAAGTACCGTCATCGGAGTGATTGAAGGTGGAGATGTGATGGAGGAGAGACTGAGGTCAGCACGAGAGACAGCCAAGCGTCCCGTAGGTGGCTTCCTTCTGGATGGCTTTCAAGGGAATCCGGCAACCTTGGAAACTAGACTGTACTTGCTGTCATCGGTCACTGCAGAACTGCCGGAGGACAAGCCAAG GCTTATCTGTGGAGTCAGCCGGCCAGATGAGGTGCTCGAGTGTATTGAAAGGGGAGTGGACATATTTGAGAGTTTTTTCCCTTATCAAGTGACAGAGCGGGGATGTGCCCTGACTTTCAGCTTTGATTACCAGCCGAACCCTGAAGAGACAC TATTACAACAAAATGGgacacaggaagaaataaaatatgtggatcagacaaagaaaattaaaacaaccagTTGCAACCAAGAAATGACATCATTTGAAAttaatctgaaggaaaaaaa GTACCAGGAGGACTTTGATCCACTTGTGAGAGGGTGTTCCTGTTACTGCTGTAAGAATCATACTCGTGCGTACATCCACCATCTGCTGGTGACCAACGAACTGTTGGCTGGGGTCCTGCTTATGATGCACAACTTTGAGCACTATTTTGGATTTTTCCACTCCATCCGGGAAGCACTAAAAAGCGACAGACTGGCACAGTTGAAAGAGCTCATCTGCAG
- the QTRT2 gene encoding queuine tRNA-ribosyltransferase accessory subunit 2 isoform X2, whose protein sequence is MKLNLTKVVNGCRLGKIKNLGKTGDRTMDIPACLLYTKTGSAPHLTHQTLHTIHGVPAMAQLTLSSLAEHHEVLAEYKEGIGKFIGMPESLLYCSLHDPVSPCPAGYVTNKSVSVWGIGGRVEMTASKFMAIQQALQPDWFQCLSDGEASFEEAASIKRARKSVDRSLLFLDNCLRLQEESEVLQKSTVIGVIEGGDVMEERLRSARETAKRPVGGFLLDGFQGNPATLETRLYLLSSVTAELPEDKPRLICGVSRPDEVLECIERGVDIFESFFPYQVTERGCALTFSFDYQPNPEETLLQQNGTQEEIKYVDQTKKIKTTSCNQEMTSFEINLKEKKYQEDFDPLVRGCSCYCCKNHTRAYIHHLLVTNELLAGVLLMMHNFEHYFGFFHSIREALKSDRLAQLKELICRQAS, encoded by the exons ATGAAGCTGAATCTTACCAAGGTAGTTAATGGCTGTCgcctaggaaaaataaaaaacctgggCAAAACAGGGGACCGCACCATGGACATTCCAGCCTGCCTTCTGTACACCAAGACCGGCTCTGCCCCACACCTGACCCATCAGACACTGCACACTATCCACGGGGTTCCTGCCATGGCTCAGCTTACACTGTCCTCGTT GGCAGAACACCATGAAGTCTTAGCAGAATATAAGGAAGGAATTGGAAAGTTTATAG GCATGCCTGAATCGCTCTTGTACTGTTCCCTGCATGATCCGGTCAGCCCCTGCCCAGCTGGTTATGTCACAAACAAG TCTGTGTCTGTCTGGGGCATTGGGGGACGAGTAGAAATGACTGCTTCCAAGTTCATGGCAATTCAGCAGGCCCTTCAACCAGACTGGTTCCAGTGTCTCTCAGATGGAGAGGCATCTTTCGAGGAAGCAGCTTCCATAAAAAGGGCCAGAAAGTCTGTTGATCGATCGCTTCTATTCCTGGATAATTGTCTGCGGCTGCAGGAAGAGTCAGAG GTCCTTCAGAAAAGTACCGTCATCGGAGTGATTGAAGGTGGAGATGTGATGGAGGAGAGACTGAGGTCAGCACGAGAGACAGCCAAGCGTCCCGTAGGTGGCTTCCTTCTGGATGGCTTTCAAGGGAATCCGGCAACCTTGGAAACTAGACTGTACTTGCTGTCATCGGTCACTGCAGAACTGCCGGAGGACAAGCCAAG GCTTATCTGTGGAGTCAGCCGGCCAGATGAGGTGCTCGAGTGTATTGAAAGGGGAGTGGACATATTTGAGAGTTTTTTCCCTTATCAAGTGACAGAGCGGGGATGTGCCCTGACTTTCAGCTTTGATTACCAGCCGAACCCTGAAGAGACAC TATTACAACAAAATGGgacacaggaagaaataaaatatgtggatcagacaaagaaaattaaaacaaccagTTGCAACCAAGAAATGACATCATTTGAAAttaatctgaaggaaaaaaa GTACCAGGAGGACTTTGATCCACTTGTGAGAGGGTGTTCCTGTTACTGCTGTAAGAATCATACTCGTGCGTACATCCACCATCTGCTGGTGACCAACGAACTGTTGGCTGGGGTCCTGCTTATGATGCACAACTTTGAGCACTATTTTGGATTTTTCCACTCCATCCGGGAAGCACTAAAAAGCGACAGACTGGCACAGTTGAAAGAGCTCATCTGCAGGCAAGCATCTTGA